The DNA region GCCCGGAATATCCCCCCCCATAAAGGTCTGCGAGTTGGAGAGCATATCCTTCATGCGCTGCTGGGTCCATTCAGTGCCCAGCGTCAGATTCTGATTCACCAGGAAATCGAACGGCAGGCTGACTTCACTGTGCAGCGTGACGTCGTTCAGGTCGGCATCCACATATTTCTGTGACGCTTTCGGGTCGAAGATCCCTTCAGTCCCGCCCGCGAGGCCTTCCGGCGTACGAGAGTTGCGGGTGTGTTCGTACTGTACCCAGTTGGTCGTGGTGACGCCGTTATCCCAACCGCCGTTCCAGGTCAGAGAGTAGTTCTGACGGTAGAGACGGTTGGTCTCTTCGCCATAGTTATCTTTCACCAGTTGGTTGGTGTTGGTGTTCTGCGTGTCCCCGGCGTACAGGTTACCCTGACGGCTGTAACCGGCTTCCAGTTCAATCGACTGCATTGGCGCGAAGTCCCAGCGCACCACGCCGTTAATATCTTTGTTGATGACACCTTCACGACCGGCTGGCAGTGTGTCGGAATAGGTGCCAGTACGTTCAGACTGGTGACCCTGGTTGATGTCACGCGCATCGGCCTGCGTTTTATCCAGATTACCGAACAGGCGGAAGCTGAAATCCCCGCCCAGCGGGCCATTGAGGGTAAAGTTAGTGCGTTTGGTCGCCCCTTCCTCTTTGTGTTCCGGCGCATTGAAATAGGTGTTCCAGGAGCCGTGCCACTCGTTGCTGCCTTTTTTAGTGATGATATTCACCACACCACCGGCGGCACCGTTGCCATAACGCGCTGCGGCAGGTCCGCGCAGGACCTCAATGCGTTCGATCATCTCCGGCGGCACCCACGAGGTATCACCACGGGTATCACGCTCGCCGCGCCAGCCGAGGCGCACGGAGTTACGGCTGGTCACCGGTTTACCGTCGATCAAGATCAGGGTGTTTTCTGGCCCCATCCCGCGAATATCAATCTGACGGTTATTGCCGCGCTGACCGCTGGTCGAGTTACCGGTCAGGTTCACGCCAGGCATGGTACGGATGATTTCAGAGACGTCGCGAGCGGGAGGGTTTTTACGAATTTCATCTGCGGTGATGGTCGACACGCCAGGGGCCTGCAAGTTCTGCTGGGCGGCGGTGACCACGATAGTATCTTCATGAGAGACGGCGGTGCTATCAGCGGTTTCTTCTGCCATTGCGGGCAGCGCTACTCCGTAAATCCCTAAGTTGACCAATAAGGCCAGGGAATGAATCTTCTTGTTCATTGTCTTTCCTGCTTTTCTTTAGCCACGTGTACCAGACACCTGGAATCGGTATCCGGCCCGATGTCGCCCGCCTCTGCGAAAACCCTCCATTCCAGAAAAGCCCGCAGCGCGGTTGGTTAAAAACTGTTCGCGCTTCCCACGGCGCGTCAATACGCTATTGCAAATGCAAATAGTTATCAATAATATTATCAATATATTTCATCTATCGATGAAAAAATTCACAGTAAACATGGGGTTATGACGGTGACAGCGTTAACGGTAGGCAGTGAGGCCTGGTGGCAGTCAAAAAACGGTCCGCAATGGGCGCGTGAAGCAGACGGAAATTACCGGGTGACCTTCTGGTGGCGCGATCCGCAGGGGAGTGAATTTCACTCAGCCATTCAGCGAGTCTGGGTGTATATCACCGGCGTCACCGACCACCATCAGAATGTCTTTCCTCAGACGATGCAGCGCATCGCCGGAACGGATGTCTGGCAGTGGCAGACCGTTTTAAGCGCTAACTGGCGCGGCAGCTACTGTTTTATTCCCTCTACGCGGGACGAGTCGTTTGCGTCGCTGAAGGCAGATGAACCGCTGGATCGCACGGCGCTGCGTGAAGGCTGGCGACAGCTGTTACCACAGGCGATTGCCGATCCGTTGAATCCGGTTAACTGGAAAGGTGGGCGAGGGCACGCTGTTTCGGCACTCGAGATGCCGCAAGCCCCTGCGCAACCGGGCTGGGACGACCCACAAACGCCAGCGTCATTGCCGGTGGTACTGGACTGGAACAGCACGCGTCTGGGCAATACGCGCCGGGTGTGGATTTTTACGACCGGCGATGCGCAACCAGACGAACGCCCCCTGGCAGTTCTGCTCGACGGGCAATTCTGGGCGCAGAGTATGCCCGTCTGGCCCGCGCTCACCTCACTCACCCGGCGTGGTCAACTTCCACCGGCGGTGTATCTGCTTATTGATGCTATCGATACTGCGCACCGTAGCCGTGAACTGCCTTGTAGCGCAGATTTCTGGCTGGCGGTTCAACACGAGTTATTGCCACAGGTCCGGGCCGTTGCGCCGTTCAGCGATCGTCCGGAACGTACAGTCGTTGCTGGGCAAAGCTTTGGCGGCCTGTCATCGCTGTTTGCCGGGCTGCACTGGCCGGAACGCTTTGGCTGCGTGCTCAGTCAGTCCGGCTCTTACTGGTGGCCTCATCGCGGTGGTCAACAGAACGGACTGATTATTGAACAACTTCGCGGCGGTACGCTGTCCGCGCAGGGACTGCGGATTGTTCTTGAAGCGGGAGTCAGGGAACCGGTTATCTTCCGCGCGAACCAGGCGCTTTACACACAACTACAGACGACACAGCAGTCGGTTTTCTGGCGTCAGGTTGACGGCGGACATGATGCGCTTTGCTGGCGCGGCGGTCTGATGCAGGGGTTGATTGACCTCTGGAAGCCGCTGCTCTGAGCGAGCGATTTTCCACGACAGGAGTTGAGTATGGAATTCAGTAATCCCTTCGATAACCCGCAGGGACAGTTTTACGTTCTGCAAAATTCTCAGCAGCAGTTTAGCCTCTGGCCGCAGCACTGCGCATTGCCTGCGGGCTGGCAGGTGGCGTGCGAGCCGCAGTCTCAGGAAGCCTGCCAGCAGTGGCTGGCGCGTCACTGGACCACGTTAATTCCCGGCCATTATGCCGTTTCACAGGAGGCGCAATGAGCCCACGTTTACCGCTTGTCGCCGCACAGCCTGGCATCTGGATGGCCGAAAAACTCTCCACATTACCCTCCGCCTGGAGCGTCGCACACTATGTGGCATTAACCGGTGAACTGGATGCGCAGATGCTGGCGCGCGCGGTGGTCATCGGCATGCAGCAGGCCGATACGTTACGGATGCGTTTTACCGAGGATAACGGCGACGTCTGGCAATGGGTGGATGAGTCCTTTACGTTTGATGAACCGCAGATTTGCGATCTCCGTACCGCCGCGAACCCGCATGACGCCGCGCTGGCGCTGATGCAGGCCGATCTCCAGCAAAATCTGCGCGTCGACGGCGGCAAGCCGCTGGCGCATCATCAGTTGATTCAGGTTGGCGATCGCCAGTGGTACTGGTATCAGCGCTATCATCATTTACTGGTTGATGGCTTCAGTTTCCCGGCGATTACCCGCCAGATCGCTGAGATTTACAGCGCATGGCGCCGGGGTGACGCGACGCCTGACTCGCCCTTCACGCCGTTTGCCGAGGTGGTGGAAGAATATCAGCAGTATCGCCAGAGTGAAGCCTGGCAGCGTGACGCCGCGTTCTGGGCCGAGCAGCGTAGACAGCTTCCGCCACCGGCATCGCTTTCACCGGCTCCGCTGCCGGGGCGTGCGGCGACGTCAGAAATTTACCGCATGAAGCTGAATGCGCCACAAGACGCATTTCGCCATCTGGCGGCGCAACTGCCTGACGTACAGCGAACCGATCTGGCGCTGGCGCTGGTCGCGCTCTGGCTGGGACGACTGTGCAGCCGGATGGAATATGCGGCAGGCTTTATCTTTATGCGTCGTATGGGATCGGCGGCGCTGACCGCCACCGGACCGGTACTCAACGTGTTACCGCTGGGCGTGCGTATTGATGCCGCAGAAAGTCTGGCAGAACTGGCAAAACGACTGTCTGCGCAGCTTAAGAAAATGCGCCGCCATCAGCGTTATGATGCAGAGCAAATCGTCCGCGACAGCGGGCGGGCGGCGGGGGAAGAGCCGCTGTTTGGCCCGGTGCTTAACGTCAAAGTCTTCGACTATCAGTTGGTTATGCCGGGCATTTCAGCGCAAACCCATACGCTGGCGACGGGGCCGGTTAACGATCTGGAACTGGCGCTGTTCCCGGATGAAGAGGGCGGGTTGAGCATTGAGCTTCTCGCCAACCAGCAACGTTATGATGAAACGACGCTCAGACAGCATGCATCACGTCTGATGGCGCTGATCGAACAGTTTGCCGCCAACCCGGCCCTGCGCTGTGGTGATGCCGATCTGCTGCTCCCGGCTGAATATCAGCAGATTGCGCAGGTCAACGCCACGGCGGTTGATATCCCTTCTACGACGCTGAGTGCGCTGGTCGCGGAACAGGCGAGCAGAACACCGGATGCGCCCGCGCTGGCGGATGCCCGCTATCAGTTCAGCTACCGCGAAATGCGCGAACAGGTGGTGGCGCTCGCCGGTGTGCTGCGTGAATGCGGGGTGCAACCGGGTGACAGCGTCGCGGTGGCCTTACCGCGTTCCGTATTTCTGACGCTGGCGTTGCACGGGATTGTTGAAGCCGGTGCGGCCTGGCTACCGTTAGACACGGGTTATCCGGACGATCGTCTACGGATGATGCTGGAAGACGCGCAGCCGAAGCTGCTGATCACCACGGCGGAGCAGCGACCGCGCTTTAGCGACATCCCGGGACTGGAAAGCCTCTGCTATAACGAACCGCTGGCGGCAGGCGATAGCGCGCCGCTGGGGTTATCGCAACCGCAGCATACGGCGTACATCATCTTTACCTCTGGTTCGACAGGCAGACCGAAAGGGGTGATGGTTGGACAAACCGCCATCGTTAACCGTCTGCTGTGGATGCAAAACCAGTACGGCCTGACGGCGCAGGACGTGGTGGCGCAAAAAACGCCCTGCAGTTTTGACGTCTCGGTGTGGGAATTCTTCTGGCCATTTATTGCCGGTGCGAAGCTGGTAATGGCTGAGCCAGAAGCGCATCGCGATCCGCTGGCTATGCAGCGCTTCTTTGCGCACTACGGGGTGACAACGACCCACTTTGTGCCGTCGATGCTGGCGGCATTCGTCGCCTCGCTGACGCCAGAGCGCGCCAGTGAAAGCTGTGCAACGTTACAGCATGTCTTTTGCAGCGGCGAAGCCTTACCCGCCGATTTATGCCGCGAGTGGGAGCAACTGACGCATGCTCCACTGCATAATCTGTATGGCCCAACGGAGGCGGCGGTTGATGTCAGTTGGTATCCGGCCTGGGGTGATGAACTGGCAAAGGTCACCGGCAGTAGCGTACCGATTGGCTTCCCGGTGTGGAATACCGGACTGCGGATCCTGGATGCGATGATGCATCCGGTTCCCATCGGCGTGGCGGGTGATCTCTATCTGACCGGCATCCAACTCGCACAGGGTTACCTCGGCAGATCGGACCTCACGGCGAGTCGCTTTATCGCCGATCCGTTTGCGCCAGGAGAGCGGATGTATCGCACCGGAGACGTCGCGCGCTGGCTGGAAAACGGGGCGGTGGAGTATCTGGGACGCAGTGACGATCAGCTTAAGATCCGCGGTCAGCGTATCGAACTGGGCGAGATCGATCGCGTAATGCAGGCTTTGCCTGACGTTGAACAGGCGGTGGTTCACGCCTGTGTCTTTAATCAGGCGACAGCAACGGGGGGCGATGCCCGCCAACTGGTGGGGTATCTGGTCTCGCAGTCAGGTCTTCCGCTTGATATCCCCGCACTCCAGGCGCAGTTGCGTGAAAAACTCCCGTCACATATGGTGCCGGTGGTGTTACTGCAACTGGCGCAACTGCCGCTTAGCGCCAACGGTAAGCTGGATCGCAAAGCGCTGCCGATGCCGGAATTAACGCCGCGCGCCAAAGGGCGAGTCCCGCTGCCGGGCAGCGAAACGACGGTGGCAAAGGCATTCAGTGAACTGCTGGGTTGTGACGTCAACGACATTGAGGCTGATTTCTTCGCCCTGGGCGGTCATTCGCTACTGGCCATGAAGCTGGCAGCGCAACTGAGCCGGACGTTCGCCCGTCAGGTCACGCCGGGGCAGGTCATGGTGGCCTCGACGGTGGCGCAACTGGCGGCGTTGCTGGATGCGGACGATGACGTACAGGCGCAACGTCTTGGGTTTGAAACGCTGCTGCCGTTACGTAAAAGTGACGGACCGACGCTGTTTTGCTTCCATCCGGCGTCGGGATTTGCCTGGCAGTTTAGCGTCTTGTCGCGCTATCTCAGTCCACAATGGTCGATTATGGGGATCCAGTCGCCGCGTCCGCAGGGGCCGATGCAGACGGCAGCCAATCTGGACGCGGTCTGCGAACATCATCTGGCGACGCTCCTTGAACAACAACCGCACGGTCCGTATTACCTGTTGGGCTATTCTCTCGGTGGCACGCTGGCGCACGGTATTGCCGCGCGTCTGCGGGCGCGGGGTGAAACGGTCGCCTTCCTCGGTCTGCTGGATACCTGGCCACCGGAAACGCAAAACTGGTCAGAAAAAGAAGCCAATGGGCTCGACCCGGAAGTGCTGGCGGAAATTGATCGCGAGCGGGAGGCGTTTCTGGCCGCACAGCAGGGGAACGCGTCAGGCGAATTGTTTAGCATCATAGAAGGGAATTACGCTGATGCCGTCCGCTTACTCACCAGCGCGCACAGCGTCCCCTTTGATGGACGCGCGACGCTATTTGTTGCCGAGCGTACCCTACCGGAAGGGGTAAGCCCCGAACGCAGTTGGGCACCGTGGATTGCAGACCTGGACGTGTATCGCCAGGACTGTGCGCATGTGGAGATTA from Citrobacter amalonaticus Y19 includes:
- a CDS encoding TonB-dependent siderophore receptor, with the protein product MNKKIHSLALLVNLGIYGVALPAMAEETADSTAVSHEDTIVVTAAQQNLQAPGVSTITADEIRKNPPARDVSEIIRTMPGVNLTGNSTSGQRGNNRQIDIRGMGPENTLILIDGKPVTSRNSVRLGWRGERDTRGDTSWVPPEMIERIEVLRGPAAARYGNGAAGGVVNIITKKGSNEWHGSWNTYFNAPEHKEEGATKRTNFTLNGPLGGDFSFRLFGNLDKTQADARDINQGHQSERTGTYSDTLPAGREGVINKDINGVVRWDFAPMQSIELEAGYSRQGNLYAGDTQNTNTNQLVKDNYGEETNRLYRQNYSLTWNGGWDNGVTTTNWVQYEHTRNSRTPEGLAGGTEGIFDPKASQKYVDADLNDVTLHSEVSLPFDFLVNQNLTLGTEWTQQRMKDMLSNSQTFMGGDIPGSSSTDRSPYSKAEIFSLFAENNMELTDSTMLTPGLRFDHHSIVGDNWSPSLNLSQGLGDDFTLKMGIARAYKAPSLYQTNPNYILYSKGQGCYATGAATGIGCYMMGNDDLKAETSVNKEIGLEFKRDGWLAGVTWFRNDYRNKIEAGTVPMDRTSITNKGKTTYTDIYQWENVPKAVVEGLEGTLNVPVSSSVNWTNNITYMLQSKNKETGERLSIIPEYTLNSTLSWQVHQDVSLQSTFTWYGKQEPKKYDYQGKPVTGSDKQSISPYSIVGLSATWDVTKNVSLTGGVDNVFDKRLWREGNAQTTGSTTDVSYMRGAGAYTYNEPGRTWYMSVNTHF
- the fes gene encoding enterochelin esterase, whose translation is MTALTVGSEAWWQSKNGPQWAREADGNYRVTFWWRDPQGSEFHSAIQRVWVYITGVTDHHQNVFPQTMQRIAGTDVWQWQTVLSANWRGSYCFIPSTRDESFASLKADEPLDRTALREGWRQLLPQAIADPLNPVNWKGGRGHAVSALEMPQAPAQPGWDDPQTPASLPVVLDWNSTRLGNTRRVWIFTTGDAQPDERPLAVLLDGQFWAQSMPVWPALTSLTRRGQLPPAVYLLIDAIDTAHRSRELPCSADFWLAVQHELLPQVRAVAPFSDRPERTVVAGQSFGGLSSLFAGLHWPERFGCVLSQSGSYWWPHRGGQQNGLIIEQLRGGTLSAQGLRIVLEAGVREPVIFRANQALYTQLQTTQQSVFWRQVDGGHDALCWRGGLMQGLIDLWKPLL
- a CDS encoding MbtH family protein — its product is MEFSNPFDNPQGQFYVLQNSQQQFSLWPQHCALPAGWQVACEPQSQEACQQWLARHWTTLIPGHYAVSQEAQ
- the entF gene encoding enterobactin non-ribosomal peptide synthetase EntF, coding for MSPRLPLVAAQPGIWMAEKLSTLPSAWSVAHYVALTGELDAQMLARAVVIGMQQADTLRMRFTEDNGDVWQWVDESFTFDEPQICDLRTAANPHDAALALMQADLQQNLRVDGGKPLAHHQLIQVGDRQWYWYQRYHHLLVDGFSFPAITRQIAEIYSAWRRGDATPDSPFTPFAEVVEEYQQYRQSEAWQRDAAFWAEQRRQLPPPASLSPAPLPGRAATSEIYRMKLNAPQDAFRHLAAQLPDVQRTDLALALVALWLGRLCSRMEYAAGFIFMRRMGSAALTATGPVLNVLPLGVRIDAAESLAELAKRLSAQLKKMRRHQRYDAEQIVRDSGRAAGEEPLFGPVLNVKVFDYQLVMPGISAQTHTLATGPVNDLELALFPDEEGGLSIELLANQQRYDETTLRQHASRLMALIEQFAANPALRCGDADLLLPAEYQQIAQVNATAVDIPSTTLSALVAEQASRTPDAPALADARYQFSYREMREQVVALAGVLRECGVQPGDSVAVALPRSVFLTLALHGIVEAGAAWLPLDTGYPDDRLRMMLEDAQPKLLITTAEQRPRFSDIPGLESLCYNEPLAAGDSAPLGLSQPQHTAYIIFTSGSTGRPKGVMVGQTAIVNRLLWMQNQYGLTAQDVVAQKTPCSFDVSVWEFFWPFIAGAKLVMAEPEAHRDPLAMQRFFAHYGVTTTHFVPSMLAAFVASLTPERASESCATLQHVFCSGEALPADLCREWEQLTHAPLHNLYGPTEAAVDVSWYPAWGDELAKVTGSSVPIGFPVWNTGLRILDAMMHPVPIGVAGDLYLTGIQLAQGYLGRSDLTASRFIADPFAPGERMYRTGDVARWLENGAVEYLGRSDDQLKIRGQRIELGEIDRVMQALPDVEQAVVHACVFNQATATGGDARQLVGYLVSQSGLPLDIPALQAQLREKLPSHMVPVVLLQLAQLPLSANGKLDRKALPMPELTPRAKGRVPLPGSETTVAKAFSELLGCDVNDIEADFFALGGHSLLAMKLAAQLSRTFARQVTPGQVMVASTVAQLAALLDADDDVQAQRLGFETLLPLRKSDGPTLFCFHPASGFAWQFSVLSRYLSPQWSIMGIQSPRPQGPMQTAANLDAVCEHHLATLLEQQPHGPYYLLGYSLGGTLAHGIAARLRARGETVAFLGLLDTWPPETQNWSEKEANGLDPEVLAEIDREREAFLAAQQGNASGELFSIIEGNYADAVRLLTSAHSVPFDGRATLFVAERTLPEGVSPERSWAPWIADLDVYRQDCAHVEIISPSAFEHIGPIIAACCNGYNRG